One genomic region from Microcella humidisoli encodes:
- a CDS encoding TetR/AcrR family transcriptional regulator, translating to MAAPGPARRLSERIVLDAAFGVVRDHGFTALSIRRVAAVLGVTPNALYTYVPDRAGLLRGMVERVMSAVDLGTLAIATLSPAERLVEFAVAMRRTLLGHPGGAALIMTGPIDGPHALLLNEALLRTLTETGLTLDDAARGAYALQVHVLGTVMLEAADGGDGDPAREEALAIERRAALERVDASGVPLTAQTADIVARYNTTAQFRWSVRRLVDGMLVAG from the coding sequence ATGGCGGCACCCGGCCCCGCTCGTCGGCTCAGCGAGCGCATCGTGCTCGATGCGGCCTTCGGGGTGGTGCGCGATCACGGCTTCACGGCTCTGTCGATCCGCCGCGTCGCGGCGGTGCTCGGCGTCACGCCCAACGCGCTGTACACCTACGTGCCTGATCGTGCGGGACTGCTGCGCGGCATGGTCGAGCGAGTCATGAGTGCTGTCGATCTCGGCACCCTGGCGATCGCCACGCTCTCGCCCGCGGAGCGCCTCGTGGAGTTCGCGGTCGCCATGCGGCGCACGCTGCTCGGGCATCCGGGAGGCGCCGCCCTCATCATGACCGGCCCTATCGATGGGCCCCACGCCTTGCTGCTCAACGAGGCGCTGCTGCGCACGCTCACCGAGACCGGGCTGACGCTCGACGACGCCGCGCGCGGTGCGTACGCGCTGCAGGTGCACGTGCTCGGTACCGTCATGCTCGAAGCCGCCGACGGCGGAGACGGCGACCCCGCGCGCGAAGAGGCGCTCGCCATCGAGCGCCGTGCCGCGCTCGAGCGTGTCGACGCGAGCGGCGTGCCCCTCACCGCGCAGACGGCCGACATCGTCGCGCGCTACAACACGACGGCCCAGTTCCGCTGGAGCGTGCGACGGCTCGTTGACGGGATGCTCGTCGCGGGCTGA
- a CDS encoding ParA family protein has product MSGDNDSGAELAGFDELMPGPTGRPLRDFPEPTKLSSHGPARIIALCNQKGGVGKTTTTISLGAALADYGRKVLVIDFDPQGALSAGLGMQSHDVPTVYDLLLGREKDARKAVQATATKNLHLIPANIDLSAAEVHLVNEVAREQILARVLAPIRDDYDVILIDCQPSLGLLTVNALTAAHGVLIPLECEYFALRGVALLVETIDKVRDRLNPAVQLDGILATMYDARTLHSREVLERVVEVFGEKVLETVIGRTVKFPDASVAGAPITSFAPDHPAAAAYRQLARELIARGQVA; this is encoded by the coding sequence ATGAGCGGCGACAACGACAGCGGAGCGGAGCTCGCGGGCTTCGACGAGCTCATGCCCGGCCCGACCGGTCGACCGCTGCGCGATTTTCCCGAGCCGACGAAGCTGAGCAGCCACGGCCCGGCCCGCATCATCGCCCTGTGCAACCAGAAGGGTGGCGTCGGCAAGACGACGACCACGATCAGCCTCGGGGCGGCGCTCGCCGACTACGGCCGCAAAGTGCTCGTCATCGACTTCGATCCCCAGGGCGCGCTCTCGGCGGGACTCGGCATGCAGAGCCACGATGTGCCGACCGTCTACGACTTGCTGCTGGGGCGCGAGAAGGATGCGCGGAAGGCCGTGCAGGCCACCGCGACGAAGAACCTGCACCTCATTCCCGCGAACATCGACCTGAGCGCGGCCGAGGTGCACCTCGTCAACGAGGTCGCGCGCGAGCAGATCCTCGCCCGCGTGCTCGCCCCCATCCGCGACGACTACGACGTCATCCTCATCGACTGCCAGCCGAGCCTCGGCCTGCTGACCGTCAACGCGCTCACCGCGGCGCACGGCGTGCTGATTCCGCTCGAGTGCGAGTACTTCGCGCTCCGCGGCGTCGCCCTGCTCGTCGAGACGATCGACAAGGTGCGCGACCGCCTGAACCCCGCCGTGCAGCTCGACGGCATCCTCGCGACCATGTACGACGCCCGCACCCTGCACAGCCGCGAGGTGCTCGAGCGCGTCGTCGAGGTCTTCGGCGAGAAGGTGCTCGAGACGGTCATCGGTCGCACGGTCAAGTTCCCCGACGCCTCGGTCGCCGGTGCGCCCATCACGAGCTTCGCGCCCGACCACCCCGCCGCGGCCGCCTATCGCCAGCTGGCCCGAGAGCTGATCGCGCGTGGCCAGGTCGCCTGA